In Paraburkholderia phenazinium, the following are encoded in one genomic region:
- a CDS encoding RluA family pseudouridine synthase encodes MTRSNNPVPSTGARNSNKDYSPSADPTDALGRDSLDDDLDSDALLPPQSAGEVPTVSSKAVDNTPRVVIVPDELAGERLDKVLARVFPEFSRNRLQSWIEAERVRVDGVPAKIRQPVPLGASIELVPDLLPEQLAFTPEPVPLDVVYEDETLVVINKPAGMVVHPAAGNWSGTVLNGLLYRYGEAASGLPRAGIVHRLDKETSGLMVVARTLEAQTDLVRQLQARTVKRRYLALVWGNMPDEGTIDAPIGRDPRERTRMAVVTSASGKPARTHFRRVDSAIWQRQPVSAIHCDLETGRTHQIRVHCAHIGHPLLGDPVYGRARGKRSVTPLPDGFARQALHAWRLGLIHPQTGREMQWRAEVPEDMAALSAALGLGRDDAGEFDEAYYEDEEGEGYEASFDDELDDDDEDDHA; translated from the coding sequence ATGACCCGTTCAAATAATCCGGTTCCTTCTACAGGTGCCCGGAATAGCAACAAAGATTATAGCCCAAGCGCTGACCCCACCGACGCGTTGGGTAGGGATTCGTTAGACGACGATCTCGACAGCGACGCGCTTTTGCCCCCGCAGAGCGCGGGAGAAGTGCCTACTGTGAGCAGCAAGGCCGTGGACAACACGCCGCGCGTGGTCATCGTCCCCGACGAACTGGCCGGCGAGCGCCTCGACAAGGTACTGGCCAGAGTCTTTCCGGAGTTTTCGCGTAACCGGCTGCAAAGCTGGATCGAAGCGGAGCGCGTGCGCGTGGACGGCGTGCCCGCGAAGATCCGCCAGCCAGTGCCGCTTGGCGCGAGCATCGAGCTCGTTCCCGATCTGCTGCCGGAGCAGCTTGCCTTCACGCCCGAACCCGTGCCGCTCGACGTTGTCTACGAAGACGAGACACTCGTGGTGATCAACAAGCCCGCCGGCATGGTGGTGCATCCGGCGGCCGGCAACTGGAGCGGCACCGTACTCAACGGGCTCCTGTATCGCTATGGCGAAGCGGCGTCGGGCTTGCCGCGCGCCGGTATCGTACACCGGCTCGACAAGGAGACCTCGGGGTTGATGGTGGTGGCGCGCACGCTCGAGGCGCAGACCGATCTCGTGCGGCAATTGCAGGCGCGCACAGTTAAGCGCCGCTATCTCGCGCTGGTGTGGGGCAACATGCCGGACGAGGGCACGATCGACGCGCCGATCGGCCGCGATCCGCGCGAACGCACCCGCATGGCGGTGGTCACGAGCGCCTCGGGCAAACCCGCGCGGACTCACTTCCGCCGTGTCGACTCGGCCATCTGGCAACGGCAGCCCGTATCGGCGATCCACTGCGATCTGGAAACCGGACGCACCCACCAGATTCGCGTGCATTGCGCGCACATCGGTCATCCGCTGCTGGGCGATCCGGTCTATGGACGCGCACGCGGCAAGCGCTCGGTCACGCCGCTGCCCGACGGTTTCGCGCGCCAGGCGCTGCATGCATGGCGCCTGGGCCTGATTCACCCGCAGACCGGCCGCGAGATGCAATGGCGCGCCGAGGTGCCTGAAGACATGGCGGCGCTGTCGGCGGCGCTCGGGCTCGGCCGCGACGACGCGGGCGAGTTCGACGAGGCGTATTACGAAGATGAGGAAGGGGAAGGTTACGAAGCGTCTTTCGATGACGAGCTGGACGACGATGATGAGGACGACCACGCATGA
- a CDS encoding outer membrane protein assembly factor BamD, protein MRALNIIIESAQKTVARKTALRTAARATLRSTASRVARYFACVAAIAVVAACHGLPEKTDETATWPNNKLYTEAQDALSGGDWGKCAKYFEMLEGRDPFGHFAQQAQINVAYCNWKDSENDAANEAIDRFIQLHPGHPDIAYAYYLKGMINFNDDLGLFGRFSGQDMSERDPKSLRASYDAFKVVVDKYPNSKYAPDAAQRMRYIVNALASHEVHAADYYYRRGAYVAAINRAQLAIRDYRNAPAIEDALHIMMLSYQKLDQPQLADDTKRVLAGTFPDSPYITGHARPGQQKSWWQF, encoded by the coding sequence ATGCGAGCCTTGAACATCATTATCGAATCGGCCCAAAAGACGGTGGCCCGAAAGACAGCACTGCGGACAGCAGCCCGGGCCACACTCCGAAGCACGGCTAGCAGAGTGGCACGTTACTTCGCCTGCGTCGCGGCTATCGCCGTCGTGGCAGCCTGCCATGGCCTGCCGGAAAAGACCGATGAAACGGCTACATGGCCAAACAACAAATTATATACGGAGGCGCAAGACGCGCTGTCCGGCGGCGACTGGGGCAAGTGCGCGAAATATTTCGAAATGCTTGAGGGTCGCGATCCGTTCGGCCATTTTGCCCAGCAGGCGCAGATCAACGTAGCCTACTGCAACTGGAAAGACAGCGAGAACGACGCCGCCAACGAGGCGATCGACCGCTTCATCCAGCTGCACCCGGGTCACCCCGACATTGCCTACGCGTACTACCTGAAGGGCATGATCAACTTCAACGACGACCTCGGTCTGTTCGGCCGCTTCTCCGGCCAGGACATGAGCGAGCGCGATCCGAAGTCGCTGCGCGCGTCGTATGACGCGTTCAAGGTGGTGGTCGACAAGTATCCGAACAGCAAGTACGCACCGGATGCCGCACAACGCATGCGCTATATCGTGAACGCCCTCGCGTCTCACGAAGTTCACGCAGCGGACTACTACTACCGTCGTGGTGCTTACGTTGCCGCCATCAACCGTGCGCAGCTCGCCATCCGGGATTACCGGAATGCGCCGGCAATTGAGGACGCGCTGCACATCATGATGCTCTCGTACCAGAAGCTCGACCAACCGCAACTGGCCGACGATACGAAGCGCGTGCTGGCCGGCACCTTCCCGGACAGCCCCTACATCACCGGTCATGCACGGCCCGGTCAGCAGAAGTCGTGGTGGCAGTTCTAA